One segment of Tumebacillus sp. BK434 DNA contains the following:
- the recF gene encoding DNA replication/repair protein RecF: MWIQALELRNFRNYESLQLTDLSPRVNILVGQNAQGKTNVVEAILLLSVAKSHRTNKDAEMIRFEAEFAALKGLIERNDRSYRLDLRLLQKGKKSAVNGVEKRKMSDFVGHLNVVLFAPEDLQLIKGGPQQRRRFLDVEIGQVSPQYLYNLTQYQKVLLQRNSLLKEIGQKKAGDEMLMIWDDQLAVYGTKVIKKRLEFVDKLEGFARDIHKRISGGKEELSFHYQNSLDCTELVQLEEVYRKELELKRRVDILRGSTSVGPHRDDVEVRIDGRKVQTFGSQGQQRTASLSMKLAEIELIKAEVGEYPVLLLDDVLSELDEQRQLHLVQSMGEKVQTIVTTTTTFGLEHFLTAEANVYRVEHGIITKEG, translated from the coding sequence ATGTGGATCCAAGCGCTTGAGCTGCGCAACTTTCGCAATTACGAATCGCTTCAGCTCACCGATCTTTCGCCGCGGGTGAACATCCTCGTCGGCCAAAACGCGCAGGGCAAGACGAACGTCGTCGAAGCGATTCTGCTTTTGTCTGTCGCCAAAAGCCACCGCACGAACAAAGATGCGGAGATGATCCGCTTTGAGGCGGAGTTCGCTGCGCTCAAAGGCCTGATCGAACGGAATGATCGCAGCTACCGCCTCGATCTCCGCCTGCTGCAAAAAGGCAAGAAAAGCGCAGTCAACGGCGTGGAAAAGCGCAAGATGAGCGACTTTGTCGGTCATCTCAACGTCGTGCTGTTCGCGCCGGAAGACTTGCAGCTGATCAAAGGCGGCCCGCAGCAGCGGCGCCGTTTTCTTGACGTGGAGATCGGGCAGGTCTCGCCGCAGTACCTCTACAACCTCACCCAGTATCAAAAGGTGCTCCTGCAGCGCAATTCCCTGCTCAAAGAGATCGGTCAGAAAAAGGCCGGCGACGAGATGCTGATGATCTGGGACGACCAGCTCGCCGTCTACGGCACGAAAGTGATCAAAAAGCGCCTGGAGTTTGTGGATAAGCTCGAAGGCTTCGCAAGAGATATCCACAAGCGCATCTCCGGCGGCAAAGAAGAGCTGTCGTTTCACTATCAGAATTCGCTGGATTGTACAGAACTTGTACAACTCGAAGAGGTGTACCGCAAGGAGCTGGAGCTGAAGCGTCGCGTGGACATTCTGCGCGGATCGACATCGGTTGGCCCGCACCGCGACGATGTGGAAGTGCGGATCGACGGGCGCAAAGTGCAGACGTTCGGCTCGCAGGGCCAGCAGCGCACCGCTTCGCTGTCGATGAAATTAGCGGAGATCGAGCTGATCAAAGCGGAGGTCGGGGAATACCCGGTGCTCTTGCTGGACGATGTGCTCTCTGAGCTTGACGAGCAGCGGCAATTGCATCTCGTGCAGAGCATGGGGGAGAAGGTGCAGACGATCGTCACGACGACGACGACCTTCGGCCTGGAGCACTTTCTGACCGCCGAAGCTAACGTGTATCGGGTGGAACATGGTATAATCACGAAAGAAGGGTAG
- the yaaA gene encoding S4 domain-containing protein YaaA — MSYQDVKIESEYITLQQFLKFADILDSGGAVKWFLEEQDIKVNGSPEKRRGKKLRDGDLIVIADIGSYRVVQG, encoded by the coding sequence GTGAGCTATCAAGACGTGAAGATCGAGTCGGAATATATCACCCTGCAGCAATTCCTCAAGTTTGCGGATATTCTCGATTCGGGCGGCGCGGTGAAATGGTTTTTGGAGGAGCAGGACATCAAGGTGAACGGATCGCCGGAGAAGCGCCGCGGCAAAAAGCTGCGCGACGGCGATCTGATCGTCATCGCGGACATCGGCTCCTACCGCGTCGTCCAGGGCTAG